The genome window TCCTTCAGTCAAGCCTGCGCTCCGTGCTCGCCCGTGCCACCTTCGTGCAGGTCGTGCGTGACGAGCGTGCGGAACTGATGGACGAGATCCGCAACGACGTCGCCGCGCGCGCCGCACCCATCGGGATCGATGTCATCGACGTCAAGATCCGTCGTGCGGATCTGCCGCAAACCAACTCCGAAGCGATTTTCCGTCGCATGCAGACCGAGCGTCAGCGCGAAGCGACGGAACTGCGTGCCCAGGGTGAGGAGCAGGCCCGCCGGATCCGTTCGCGTGCCGACCGCGATGCGACGGTCCTGATCGCCGAGGCCAACCGCGACGCGGAGATCCTGCGCGGTGACGGTGACGCCGAGCGTACCGGCATCTTTGCCGAAGCCTTTGGAGCGGATCCGGAGTTCTTCTCCTTCTATCGCTCCATGCAGGCCTATGCGTCCGGCCTCGAGACCAGCGGCACCCAGATGGTGCTGTCGCCGAATTCGGAGTTCTTCCGCTACTTCCGTGACCCGCGCGGAACCGAATTGTCGCCGACGCGCGTTCCGGCTGCGGCAATGCCGCCGGCGACGACGAGCACTCCCCAGCCCGAGGCGCCCGCGGCATCCGCACAGTGAGCGACCTGTGGGCGGCACTCGGTTTGGTGCTGGCGCTGGAGGGAACCCTCTACGCGCTGGCGCCGGGTGCCATGAAGCAGGCGATCCGGCAAATGCTGGAACTGCCTGACACTGTCTTGCGCGGCGGCGGTGTCGCCGCGCTGGCCATCGGGGTCTGCATCGTATGGCTGGTGCGCGGATGATCGCACCGCAGGGGGAGGAACCGGGACGGTTTCCTCGCTCTGACGATCGGGGATAGACTATCAACCGGCGCCGGCATCACCCGACGCTCTGACGAAGGCACTGGAGGACGACGGCCGATGGCCCTGATGACACCTCAAGGCGCGTTGACGACCCGCGACGACGCATTGCACACCAAGACATCCGGCATGAGCCGGCTTTTCCGCCGCGCCGCGGTGCTGACGCTGGCCGTCGCCCTCGGAGCGGCAAGCCTTGCGTCCGATATGCGCCCGGCGCTGGCGCATGGGCCCGATTCCGTGCCGGACCTGGCCGAGGGACGGCTTGATTCGGTGGTGAATATTTCCACCGCACAAAATGTGACCGGCCAACGCTCGGTTCCCCTGCCTCAGGTTCCGGACGGCTCGCCCTTCCAGGAATTCTTTGACGAGTTCTTCAACCGCCAGAACCGCGACAACGGCAATCGCCCGCGCCGCGTCCAGTCGCTGGGGTCGGGTTTTGTCCTGGACGGAACCAAAGGGATCATCATTACCAACAATCACGTGATCGAAGGCGCCGACGAGATCACGGTCAACTTCAACGACGGCAGCAAGCTTGCCGCCGAGGTGATTGGCACGGACCCGAAAACCGACCTCGCCGTGCTCAAGGTCGAGCCGGACGGCCCTTTGAAGGCCGTTGCCTTCGGCGATTCCGAGAAGATGCGCGTCGGTGACTGGGTCATGGCGATCGGCAACCCCTTCGGTCTTGGCGGCACGGTGACAACCGGTATCGTCTCCGCGCGCAACCGCGACATCAATTCCGGTCCCTATGACAACTATCTGCAGACCGACGCCTCCATCAATCGGGGCAACTCCGGCGGGCCTCTGTTCAACGAGCTCGGTGAGGTGATCGGCATCAACACCGCGATCATCTCGCCTTCCGGCGGCTCGATCGGCATCGGCTTCGCCATTCCTTCCCAAACCGCAAAGAGGGTCATCGCCCAGTTGCGCGAGTTCGGTGAAACGCGGCGCGGCTGGCTCGGCGTGCGTATCCAGGAAGTGACGGACGAAATCGCGGAAAGCCTTGGCATGTCCGAAACCGAAGGCGCGCTTGTTGCCGGTATCACCGACGGCGGCCCGGCCAAGGACGCTGGGCTGACCGCGGGCGACGTGATCGTGGACTTCAATGGCAAGCGGGTGCCGTCGATGCGCGACCTGCCTCGGATGGTGGCAGACACGCCGGTCGGCGAGGAAGTGGATGTCGTCGTGCTGCGCAAGGGAAAGGAAGTGACCCTGCAGGTGACACTCGGGCGGCTTGAAGAGGCCGATCTCGCCGACGCGGGCGATGGTGGTGGTGAAGCGCCTGCCGACCCTCAGCCGGAAACATCCTCCATGCTGGGCATGATGCTTGCTCCGATGAGCGACGAGTTGCGCGAGAAGCACTCGATCGCGGAAGACGTCGAAGGCGTCGTTGTGACCGAGATCGAGGCCGGGTCGGACGCGGCGGAAAAGCGCATCACCGCCGGCGACGTTATCGTCGAGGTGGCCCAGGAAGCCGTCCGTGAACCGGCCGATGTCGCGGCCCGGATCAAGACGCTGAAGGAAGAAGGCCGCCGCCTGGCGCTCTTGCTGATCTCCAACGCGCAGGGCGAGGTTCGCTTCATCCCCGTGCCGATCACGGACTAGGGTGCAGACCCATCGACAACAAAGGGGCCACGGTTCATTCCGTGGCCCCTTTTTTATTCGCAGGTCTTTCGATGGCCGAGAAAACTACGCGGCAAAATCCGCGCGCGCGTAGCCCTGCAGATAGAGCAGCGCGCTCAAGTCCCCGTGGTCGATACGGGCATCCGCCGCCTCTGCAACGGACGGCTTGGCATGATAGGCAACGCCCAGCCCGGCCAGCTCGATCATCGCCAGATCGTTCGCGCCATCGCCGACCGCAATCGCGTCGTCCGGCGTCAGCCCCTGTTCGGCCAGGAGCGCTTCCAGTCGTTGGCGCTTGGCCGCGCGTCCGAGGATCGGTTCATCGACCTCACCGGTCAGCTTTCCATCCGTGACCACCAGCGTGTTGGCCCGGTTTTCATGAAACCCGATCTGCGCCGC of Stappia sp. ES.058 contains these proteins:
- a CDS encoding DegQ family serine endoprotease, whose product is MSRLFRRAAVLTLAVALGAASLASDMRPALAHGPDSVPDLAEGRLDSVVNISTAQNVTGQRSVPLPQVPDGSPFQEFFDEFFNRQNRDNGNRPRRVQSLGSGFVLDGTKGIIITNNHVIEGADEITVNFNDGSKLAAEVIGTDPKTDLAVLKVEPDGPLKAVAFGDSEKMRVGDWVMAIGNPFGLGGTVTTGIVSARNRDINSGPYDNYLQTDASINRGNSGGPLFNELGEVIGINTAIISPSGGSIGIGFAIPSQTAKRVIAQLREFGETRRGWLGVRIQEVTDEIAESLGMSETEGALVAGITDGGPAKDAGLTAGDVIVDFNGKRVPSMRDLPRMVADTPVGEEVDVVVLRKGKEVTLQVTLGRLEEADLADAGDGGGEAPADPQPETSSMLGMMLAPMSDELREKHSIAEDVEGVVVTEIEAGSDAAEKRITAGDVIVEVAQEAVREPADVAARIKTLKEEGRRLALLLISNAQGEVRFIPVPITD
- a CDS encoding DUF2065 domain-containing protein, which encodes MSDLWAALGLVLALEGTLYALAPGAMKQAIRQMLELPDTVLRGGGVAALAIGVCIVWLVRG
- the hflC gene encoding protease modulator HflC, encoding MKNGVLAIIGILIAAIAVVAYLSLYVVNPAQQALVLQFGQIKKTEQEPGLKVKIPFVQNVLFFDKRVRDLNMPPIEAIASDKKRLIVDAFARYRITNPVLFYQTVNNTNEANQRLATFLQSSLRSVLARATFVQVVRDERAELMDEIRNDVAARAAPIGIDVIDVKIRRADLPQTNSEAIFRRMQTERQREATELRAQGEEQARRIRSRADRDATVLIAEANRDAEILRGDGDAERTGIFAEAFGADPEFFSFYRSMQAYASGLETSGTQMVLSPNSEFFRYFRDPRGTELSPTRVPAAAMPPATTSTPQPEAPAASAQ